Within the Hemitrygon akajei unplaced genomic scaffold, sHemAka1.3 Scf000039, whole genome shotgun sequence genome, the region tcattaagtacctctgctacctgaTCTAACTCAGGTATTGCACTCTATTGGTCCTATGATCACattgctcatcctcttgctcttcacaaacttggagaatgccttggtgttttccttaatcctgctcaccaagggcttctcatggccccttctggctctcctaattcacaCTTACACTCCTTCCAGGTAACCTTGTAATTCTCTAGAAATCCATCTGTACTCAGTTTATTGGAGCTTCCATAAGCTTTTctgttcttcttaactagattttctacatcctttgtacacgaTGGTTCTTCTACCCCACCGTGTGCTCCCTGCATCAATGaaacatacctgtgcagaacgccatgccagtgttccctgaacatttgcgacatttctgccgtgcatttccctgaaaacACCTGCCCACAATGATTTGCAGGTAGTGATCCTGTGAAGTTCATTGTCATGGCCggctcagaggccaagtcatcggtttgtcacgtaccccgtgaccgggttaccgaaCCAGCCGAAATgaaaaacactttggagtctggtattactgtagctaatagtgtttattagtaaactaagcaatacagtactatagaaatgcaaatatgtgaaacaggttagcaatgatatgtacagaagtgtggaaataggaatcaaaaccaagctctttcaaagtcaaGGGGGTAAATagatagtcttacgatggtgaagagttcagttcagtttaggtagagggagggatggagggagagagagagagagggagggagagagagagagagggagagacgttACCATCGAACTGTCCGTTGGCTTCCTGTCCTGTTGTGGTCCTCGACTCTGACCatgtacgaccgttcttcagtggtggacctgtcacccaggcaagggtggacacacaaacaagcccccaccggtcgcacctttcacacactgtgagctcctgatcgatcctccaaacccccaccttcacatgggtgcacaacgctctttcagtgtcccgtggtgtgtctgcctgtgtctcagcagagcTGCTTTTTATCATCACTTGCTGGACACCGGCTGTCCATCAAACCGGCTCCGCCTTGCTGTCTCTGCAAGAATCTTACAAGCAggcaaaagtgtccttggagcaaaggtaaacaatcagccaaggagccataatattaaatcatgtctcTCATCGGCGCTGggcgcatcccccccccccccaccccccttctctctctctctctctctctctctctctctctctctctctctctctctctctcattagcagcatagttcacaggggggtcaactctcGACCCCATTTCATCTTGGTTTGCTCGTCACAGGTTTTATTTAAAACATAAGTTAATCAGTGcatgattattaaggatgtcaaaggttatggggagaagacgggAGAAAGTGGTTGAAAGGGGAAATGaaagacactgggacaggtacaGAGAGAGGAAACATTAGAGGGAGATGTGTCAAGCTCAGACAGATGAGACAGACTCCGATAGGGGTTCTTGTCCGGcacggagcagtggggctgaacaccggttcattttccactctcggaccttcactgagaccatttctcatcagtacacGTTTTACAAACAGTACATTTCAATGATCAAGCTCaacgtaaatctattatcaaagtgtgtaaacCAGATGTTGTTGAACCAttcattttctggttggcaaggcaactcaatgctcacccccagcctggggtagggaatgggaccaattccagagggggaggggtgggtgagtctgGGTCTTTGAGAAGGAGCCCTAACctcatcctcctcattccccttctcACTCTTCTCCCACTCAACCCGCTCTTCCTTACCCTCCATACCCACACTGCatatgtttgtgtgtgagagagagagaacggcCTGCTCCACCCTCCATCAACGATGCCACCCTCTCCCCCAACGCAACACCACAATCCTCGCTGGCTCAAATAATCTGAAAATCTGataccttccctcctgcaccgaTTCCTGAGCCTTCCTGtttctggcacgtggcacagtggCAATCCTAAGATTACAACCCTTGAACTTAGCACCACACTCCCTGAACCCCTTTTGTTGAACCTCAATACTCCACCTGCCCAtatcattggtacccacatggaccacgacgtTCACTGTTCCCCTTCCTTAAGAATGCTGAACACTCGAccagagatgtcccggacccgCGGCACACAGGACCATCCTGaaatctcgttctcacccacagaattcAGTCCGTTTCCTTAATGGATGCATCACCTATCACACAGCTcgactcttctcccctcttcccttctgagtcacagagacagagaccCAGTGGCTGTGACTTTCCCTGGCTGGATCACCCCCAAACCCCGCAACAGTATCCAGAACGATACCCCAGTTGACgaggggatgaccacaggggtactctgtatggCTGTTTCACCCCTTTCCCTTCCCTGGCTGGATCACCCCCACACCCCGCAACCGTATCCAGAACGATACCCCagttgttgaggggatgaccacaggggtactctgtatggCTGTTTCATCCCTTTCCTTTCCCTGGCTGGATCACCCCCACACCCCGCAACAGTATCCAGAACGATACCCCagttgttgaggggatgaccacaggggtactctgtatggctgtttcacccctttcctttccctggctgtcccccagtttcctgtgtcctgcactttgggtgtaaccaCCTCTCTAAACATCCCATCTATCACCCCTGAAGCCTCTAGAATGATTTGGTGTTCATCCGGTTCCAGCCTCTTAATGCaggttgttagaagctgcagccggaTCCACTTCTCGAAGGTGTACTGATCGGGGGCACTGGAGGTGTCCCTGGTTTCCCGCATCCCACAAGAGAAGCTTTCCACTACCCCGTCTGTAATCTCTACTGTTCTCACTGAGCAACTGAAAAGAAGGGGGCAAAAAATCTCTACCTTCAGCTTAATTATaccttctctgactgaaggctcCCATCACTGACAGCTAAAGCCTCAGaatctccactcggactccattcactctgacactgaccgctccactcgctcCTGCACAACTTTCAGTTCTTGCTGAGCAAACCCAAATGCTGACTGGCCGCTGCCCAAAGGTCCAACGAAAAAAAACTGCTGCAAGGCTGTGCCTTTAATCTTCCACTGAAGACCATatgccatagaaacatagaaatcctacagcacaatacaggctgtgccgaacatgcccttacctcagaaattacctagggttacccatagccctctatttgtcttCAAGCCTTCTATTTCTCTAACGTCAGCaaagtttcctcaaggggaagtcttgcctgacaaatctgttggcattcttggaagaagcaacaagcaggatcgacaaaggagaattggtttccTCAAGTGAAACTCCTGCTGGAAAAGCAACCCGAATGAAGAAatagatgttgtatacttgggttttcagaaggcctttgacaaggtgcaacacacTAGGCTGCTGAATAAACCCACGGTATTACAGTGGAGACTCTAGCATGGATTAAACAGTGGCTGTGCcataaggtgggcgttgggaacggacccaaatgcaagacacagacactgaagtactagggagaggactaggtgtatcagGAAAGAAGTGGGGATGAAAcgacactggacatgacacaggccctggacaagactaggtgacagggcatgggctaggacCAGAGTAGGAAGGTGAGACCTAGATGAGGAACtaagaactgggaactaggaacctggacaaggattccgagccagagactggacggttacccggaacctgggtcttgactcgggctcggactccggatccagACGAGGACTGGACGTGGCAAGATAACAGGACtgggaacctcctcagagccttgaacatggactggaaacctcctcggagactttgacccggactggaCTTGACACTGAGCCTGAGACTTGGACTGGACTTGTACACGGAACGACAAACAATGACAGTCCACTCGAGTAGCGGCAAACAGTCTTCCTACTGAGCCTTGGACccgagcacaggaacacagaacacagagccaggacccctccttggagacaggacgtagggccggggctttacatagagtcaggacccctgcTTGgggacaggatgtagggccggggctttacacagagtcaggacccctccttggggacaggacgtagggctggggctttacatagagtcaggacccctccttggggacaggacgtagggccgggactcatacacggacactaaacacggggacacaaagagacagttccaagctcctAGATAGATAGTTTCTTCTGGTGGTggggcaaggctccagtctcactccagcgGTTAAACTTGACAGTGATAACAGGGGAGGACGCAGGTGAGgttgcaggcaaggcttcaggcgtgggttgcTGATagtaggggaagggaagggaacagtccagcctcaggcctgtcttacccaacggaggcaaggagaGGATACTGTCaagacaaaccccacagaggcaagaacaggatactgacaagatgaaccagcaaccacacttgaacccagggccacttatattccagccccaatttgagaatcaggtgcctgtgattaagcccaactgaaacaatggacagccagaagacccggagtccagagtccacggaccggaccgtgaaccggaacgcagacgtcacggaccggaccatgacaagctgaatggtaggaggcaaagactgggaataaagggagccatctctggttggctgccagttactagtggtgttcctcagggctctgtgttcggaCTGGTGATTTGTGTTATATTCCAATAGTTTGGAAGacggaattgctggctttgttacaaggtttgcagatgatatgaagacatgaggaggggcaggtagttttcggtagagagggtacagaaggactgagatagatttagagaatggggaaaaaacagcagatggaatgcagtgctgggaagtgtatgttcatgcattttggtagaagaaatgaaagtgttaacttcttcgaaatggacagaaaataccaaacaactgaggtgcaaagggacacggGGAGTCcatgttcaggattccctaacagCTAATGAGTCTGTGGtctggaaggcaaatgcaacgttagcattcatttccagagatctacaatatataagcaaggatgtaatttgggAAGTTGgtaatcactggtgaggcctcacttggagaacaggtttgggccccttatcttagaaaggatgtgctgaaactggagaaggttcaaagtatGTTCCCAAAAacagattccaggattgaatggattgtcatataaagagtgttCACTGGGCCTGAGCCTGTATCAGCAGAGGAATTAgggctgatctcattgaaacttatcaaactgtggaagggcttgatagagtggatgtggaaaggatgtttcctgtggtggaagagtctacgaccagggaacagagcatcagaatagaggggtgtcctttcagaacggagatgacaGAGAacggacagagagtggtgaatctgcggaattccgtgccacaggcagctgtggaggccaattctttatgtacatttagggCAGAGGTGGATAGAATCTTGATAGATCCGGGAATGAATGGATACGGGGACAAGACAGGTGATTGGAGCAGAGAGGGAATTTGGATCAGCCACAATAAAAtaacagaacagactcgatggggtaaacagcctcattctggtcttatatcttatagtctgatggtctgtccccagtgtgaactcgctgatgcagcTTCAAGTCAGATGactaagtgaatcccttcccacaatctgagaaagtgaatggtttctccccagtatgaactaactggtgtctctgcagcttggatgaccgagtgaatcccttcccacattcagggcaggtgaacggcctctccccagtgtggattcgctgatgtgacaaaagggtggatgagtgagcaaatgccttcccacaatctgagcaggtgaatggcctctccccagtgtggattcgCTGGTGTGACaaaaggttggatgactgagtgaatcccttcccacacacagagcaggtgaacggcctctccccagtgtgaaccagctggtgtctctgtagggtggatgagtgagtgaatcccttcccacacacagagcaggtgaacggcctctccccaatgtgaacttgCAGATGTATTTTCAAGTCCGATGACCCAGCaaactccttcccacagtctgagcaggtgaacggcctctgcccagtgtgaactcgctgatgcacttTCAAGCCAGATGATCGAGCGAactccttcccacagactgagcagatgaacggtttctccccagtgtgaactaactggtgccTCAGTAGACgaaatgacagagtgaatcttttcccacagtctgagcaaatgaacggtttctccccagtgtgaaagcaCTGATGTgtgttcagttcagatgaccgaatgaatcgtttcccacagtccgagcaggtgaatggcctctccccagtgtgaactcgctgatgtattttcatgtcagatgacagagtgaatctcttcccacattcagagcagctgaacggtttctccccagtgtgaaatcgttGATGTACGCTCAGCTGAGCTGCACGAGCgaactccttcccacagtctgagcaagtgaatggtttatccccagtgtgaattcgctgatgttccttcagttgagatgaacgtgtgaatcctttctcacatacGGAGCAGgcaaacggtttctccccagtgtgaaccagccagtgtgtctgtagtttggatgactgagtgaatcccttcccacattcagagcaggtgaacggcctctccccagtgtgaaccagcaagtgtctctgtagtttggatgagtgcgtgaatcctttcccacattcagagcaggtgaacggactCACCCCAgtatgaacttgctgatgtaccttcaggtcagATGAccgggtgaatcccttcccacattctgagcagctgaagggtttctccccagtgtgagtttgCTGATGTTCCTGTAGTTGAGAtggccgagtgaatcccttcccacattctgagcagatgaatggtttctccccagtgtgaaccagctggtgtctcagtaggtgagatgaccgagtgaatcgcttcccacagtctgagcaggtgaacggcctctccccagtgtgaactcgcctgtgtaccttcagttgagatgacgaagtgaactcCTTccaacagtctgagcaggtgaacggcatcttctcagtgtgaactcgcccgtgtaccttcagttgagatgacgaagtgaactccttcccacagtctgagcaggtgaacggcatcttcTCAGTGTGAACTGGTGACGTtcgttcagttgagatgactaaaTGAATCCGTTTCGCCATTCAGAGGTGGGGAAAGGCCATGGCaccgtgtgaacttgctggtgtctctgtagtgtggttGATTGTGTCAgtgccttcccacactctgagaaaCGTCTCCTCACTGGTGAATTTTTGGATATATCTTCAGCATCGATGACAGAATGAATTGCTTCCCACTGTCAGAACAGGCGGAGCATCTCActctggtgtgaacttgctgatgtatcttcaggctggatgactgagtagttcctCTCCCTcaaacagagcaggtgaatggcctctccccacagTGAACTCATcggcgtgtctgtgggtaggctgtgagtgaatcccttcccacactgagagacggagaatgatatctccccacggtgaactcactggcctgtctgtgggtaggctgtgagtgaatcccttcccacactgagagaaggagaatgatatctcactgcGATCAATCATCTGGCAATTCAGACAGTCAGACGTTTGAATCCCTTGtacaatcaatgcagttgaagaactgatctccagtgaacaaatgctggtgtgttctcagcaccccGGTTCCTGTGGATAACACTGAGTTACAatagaaaacttcatttcagacacagaTACAATTCCAACTGGAATGAGGTACATCTTTATCTCCAAGGATCAACAACAACGcaaaatacatcaatgggtgaaggagaATATTTCAGGTGGGATTTTAGTCTGTGGTGAAAACACAGCCGGtccagcctgctccgccatttaattaATCATGgcagatctggccatggactcatctccatcgaCCTGCCGTTtcgccataacccttaattcccctacgatGCAAAAATCTATAAAACGTTGTCTcaaatacatttactgaggtcgcctccactgcttcattaggcagagaaatccacagactcaccaccctcagggaaaaacagttcctcctcatctccatcccacatcccccaatcttgaggcaatgtcctctcGTACCagcctcacctaccagtggaagcaacttccctgcctctggcttatctacccctttcataattttgcatgTTTCTGAAAGATCTCCTGTCAATGTGAGCTGTGGCATCACAATTTTACCCAGATCAACTcaagctggagcaactcagcctGAGATAtaccccgggctactgtgggaagcgaggtaggagattgctgagcctctggcaatgacctttgtaTTACCACTCAGGAAGGGAGATGTAGCAGAGGATTGGAAGACATTGTCCCCTTGTTAAGGGAATGGAGTAGAGGGAAcccagaaattatagaccagtgagtggagagtgccccagtggccatctccctcagtaaTCGTTACCTCGCTTTGGATGCGGTTgaggggggatgacctgacagaggacgaccatgacgatcgggtctctggcactgagcctggttccgtggtgcagaagggaaagaggaagatgaggaatgcggtagtcacaggattcaatagtgaggggaacggacaggaggttctgcaaGCCTGACAGAGATACACgcgtggtgtgttgcctcccaagtgcctgGGTACGGGatctctcagatcgggtgcagtgtattctgaagggagagggtgaccaaCCAGAAGTCTCGGTACACGTTGGTATAAATGACACAGGTAGACAAAAGGAGGAGGGCGtgaggagagaattcagggagttcggtaggaagctgaaaggcaggacctctagggtagtaacctcgggattgctgcctgtgctacgtGCTAGCGagagcaagaatagcatgatcaggggtATTaacgtgtggctgagagactggtgtaaggggcagggcttcagattcctggatcactggggcctcttctgggcgAGGTACGACCTATACAaagaggacgggttacacctgaacccgaaggggtccaatatcctagccagcacatttaatagagctgttagggagggtttaaacttatTTGGCGTGGGGATGGGAATcggagtgatggggctgaggaaaagggaaacagaaataaatcgaaGATCGCGTACAACAGAGATTGTAGAAAGAACagtcaggagatgaggcttaatcaaagccagtggcatgaggAACAGGGCAATAGAGATGTGGGGCagctaaaacagaaagcaacaaatcctGGGCTGAGAGTGTTATTTGAATGTACAGAGCATGAGgattaaaatggacgatcttgaaattcagctgcagattggcaaaTTGGACAATCTCTGAAACTTGGATAAAAGGTGGCTGCCGTTGGGAGTTGAACATCCAAGATTACACGGTGTATCATAATGATAGGTTACtgggcagagagggtggtgtggctctatggataaaaataatattaaatcattggaaagagatgacaggaTTGTAAGGTGTAACCgtctaaccatataacaattacagcacggaaacaggccatctcagcccttctactcCATGcggacgcttacactcacctagtcccaccgtcccacactcagcccataaccctccattcctttcctgtccatatacctatccaattttactttaaatgacaataccaaacttgcctctaccacttctactggatgctcctttcacacagctaccactctctgagtaatgacattccccctcgtgttacccttaaacttttgccccctaactctcaactcaggtcctcttgtttgaatctcccctactctcaatggaaaaagtctatccacgtcaactcgatctatccccctcattattctaaatacctctatcaagttccccctcaaccttctacgctccaaagaataaagacctaactt harbors:
- the LOC140720290 gene encoding uncharacterized protein; translated protein: MAKRIHLVISTERTSPVHTEKMPFTCSDCGKEFTSSSQLKVHGRVHTEKMPFTCSDCWKEFTSSSQLKVHRRVHTGERPFTCSDCGKRFTRSSHLLRHQLVHTGEKPFICSECGKGFTRPSQLQEHQQTHTGEKPFSCSECGKGFTRSSDLKVHQQVHTGVSPFTCSECGKGFTHSSKLQRHLLVHTGERPFTCSECGKGFTQSSKLQTHWLVHTGEKPFACSVCEKGFTRSSQLKEHQRIHTGDKPFTCSDCGKEFARAAQLSVHQRFHTGEKPFSCSECGKRFTLSSDMKIHQRVHTGERPFTCSDCGKRFIRSSELNTHQCFHTGEKPFICSDCGKRFTLSFRLLRHQLVHTGEKPFICSVCGKEFARSSGLKVHQRVHTGQRPFTCSDCGKEFAGSSDLKIHLQVHIGERPFTCSVCGKGFTHSSTLQRHQLVHTGERPFTCSVCGKGFTQSSNLLSHQRIHTGERPFTCSDCGKAFAHSSTLLSHQRIHTGERPFTCPECGKGFTRSSKLQRHQLVHTGEKPFTFSDCGKGFT